Proteins co-encoded in one Physeter macrocephalus isolate SW-GA unplaced genomic scaffold, ASM283717v5 random_1764, whole genome shotgun sequence genomic window:
- the LOC114485416 gene encoding ankyrin repeat and BTB/POZ domain-containing protein 3-like gives MARRGKKPVVRTLEDLTLDSGYGGAADSVRSSNLSLCCSDSHPASPYGGSCWPPLADSMHSRHNSFDTVNTALVEDSEGLDCAGQHCSRLLPDLDEVPWTLQELEALLLRSRDPRAGSVAPGGLPKDALVKLSTLVSRALVRIAKEAQRLSLRFAKCTKYEIQSAMEIVLSWGLSAHCTAAALAALSLYNMSSAGGDRLGRGKSARCGLTFSVGRVYRWMVDSRVALRIHEHAAIYLTACMESLFRDIYARVVASGLPRSCSGPGPGSSSGPGQGSGPGAAPVADKEREAPGGGAASGGACSAASSASGGSSCCAPPAAAAAAAAAAPPVAAANHHHHHHHALHEAPKFTVETLEHTVNNDSEIWGLLQPYQHLICGKNASGKWLRGCCPLPPNPANSRRKFASRPPPASFRLPAAVLSLRGNRRAGGG, from the coding sequence ATGGCCAGGAGAGGTAAGAAGCCCGTGGTTCGGACGCTGGAGGATCTGACGCTGGACTCGGGTTATGGTGGCGCGGCGGACTCGGTGCGCTCCTCCAACTTGTCCCTGTGCTGTTCCGACTCGCACCCGGCGTCCCCGTATGGCGGGAGCTGCTGGCCGCCTCTAGCTGACTCCATGCACAGCCGGCACAACAGCTTTGACACTGTCAACACTGCCCTGGTGGAAGACTCCGAGGGGCTGGACTGCGCCGGTCAGCATTGCTCGCGGCTGCTGCCGGACCTCGACGAGGTCCCCTGGACCCTCCAGGAGCTGGAGGCGCTGCTACTGCGCTCGCGGGATCCCCGGGCAGGCTCGGTGGCCCCCGGCGGCCTACCCAAAGACGCTCTGGTCAAGCTGTCGACGCTGGTGAGCCGGGCGCTGGTACGCATCGCCAAAGAGGCGCAGCGCCTGAGCCTGCGCTTCGCTAAGTGCACCAAGTACGAGATCCAGAGCGCCATGGAGATCGTGCTGTCCTGGGGCCTATCGGCGCACTGCACGGCGGCCGCGCTGGCCGCGCTGTCCCTCTACAACATGAGCAGTGCCGGTGGCGACCGCCTGGGCCGCGGCAAATCGGCGCGCTGCGGCCTCACCTTCTCCGTGGGCCGCGTGTACCGCTGGATGGTGGATAGCCGCGTGGCGCTGCGCATCCACGAGCACGCAGCCATCTACCTGACGGCCTGCATGGAGAGCCTTTTCCGGGACATCTACGCGAGGGTCGTGGCCTCCGGGCTGCCCAGGAGCTGCAGCGGCCCGGGCCCGGGCTCCAGCTCCGGCCCGGGTCAGGGCTCGGGCCCCGGAGCAGCCCCCGTGGCGGATAAGGAGCGGGAGGCGCCAGGAGGGGGAGCGGCTAGCGGCGGCGCCTGCAGCGCAGCCAGCAGCGCCAGCGGGGGCAGCAGCTGTTGCGCCCCGccggccgccgctgccgccgccgcagccgcagCCCCACCGGTAGCCGCCGccaaccaccaccatcaccaccaccacgcGCTCCACGAGGCGCCCAAGTTCACCGTGGAGACTCTGGAGCACACGGTCAACAACGACTCCGAGATCTGGGGGCTGCTGCAGCCCTACCAGCACCTCATCTGCGGGAAGAACGCCAGCGGTAAGTGGCTGCGCGGgtgctgccccctcccacccaacCCGGCCAACTCCCGTCGTAAGTTTGCCTCCCGGCCCCCTCCCGCGTCCTTCCGGCTGCCCGCTGCTGTCTTAAGCCTCCGAGGGAACCGCCGAGCTGGAGGCGGCTAG